The sequence CGGCGGAGATACGGGATCGCCTGGTCCGGCTTCCCCGCGCTGGCGAAGCTGATCCCCGTCCAGAACACCGCCTCGCCGTTGGTGGCCGAGTCGGGGAGGATGCTGGTGGCGCGGCCGTACGACGCCGCGGCGGCGTTCAGGTCGTTGCGCGTGACCGCCGCGTCGCCCTCGTTCAGCGAGCGGTAGACGCGGTTCAGCGTGACCAGACGGCGCAGCTCGCGAACCGGCTCGGGATTGTCCTCCACGCGCAGGTCCACGATGCGGTCCGCCCACGGCCGCCCGGTGCTGGTCCCCGCGACCACGATGATGGCGGCCGACTGGCGCCCGCGGATGTCGCCGCCCTCGCGCTGCGCGGCCTCGAGCGCCTGCAGCAGCCGCTCGGCCAGGTCGCCGCGCGCGCCCTCGTACGCCCGCGCCATCGCATCCCACACCGTGGGCCGGTCCATCAGGTTGGCCTCGGTGCTGTAGCCGCGCCCCACGTGGTTCCCCGCCGCCTGGATGTTGCGGCCGCCGGTCCACGCCGCCACGCGCCCCTGCGCGTCGATCATGGCCACCTGCCGCACCGCCGAGTCCGCGTCGGTGGAGATGAGCGCGCGGAGCGCCTCGGGGCCGCTGCGCCCCAGCCGCATCAATTCCAGCCCCAGCGGCCCGTACGACGGCTCCACGAAGCTCTGCGTCGCCACCGCGCCCACGCCCGCCTGGGCCCACGGCACCGTGGCGCCGACCGAGAACCAGTGCGACTGCACGGCGACCCCGATCTCCCCCGTCGCCGAGTCGCGCGCGACGATGGAGTAGGTGGCCACCGGGCGCAGCGGCCGCGTCCACGCGGGCGTCTGCGCGCGCGCCGCGAGCGGCGTCAGGGCGAGGAGGGCGAGGGAGAAGCGGATCGGGCGCATCGGTTCGCACGGGGAAAAAGGGTCGCGCGCCGGAGCGGAGGGCCCTGGCGCGCGAAAGGTAAGCGGCGGCGCGAGATGCGACCAGCGGCCCTCAGTCCGGCGGAGTGCGCGTCTGGAAGGCGCCGGAGACAGCGGCCCGCGGCTCCGCGCCCGAGCGCGAATACGGCACCCGTACGCGCCACGTCCCGAACCCCGTCACCCGCACGGAGTCGGTCACCGACGCGTCCGGCGCCACCTCCAGCGGCGGCTGCAGCACCGCCGGGCAGGCCAGGATGGGCTCCCCGAGCACCCAGCTCCCGTTCTCCAGCCGCTCCACCTGCGCGACGAAACGCGAGCCGCAGAGCGGGAGCTGAATGGTGGACGAGGTGGTGTTGGTGAGCGTGAAGCGCACCGTCACCGCCTCGTCCGGGCGGAAGACGGCGTAGGTGTCCTCCTCGGAAGCGACCCGCACGCCGCCGGAGGAGAACGGGTCGGAGCAGGCGGCCAGCAGGAGCACGGCGGCGGACAGGATCTTCTTCATCTCGTCCCTCGGGGAAGGCGGTGGGCCGGCTCAGCGCACCCGGAAGATGGGCGAGACACCGTAGCGCGCCGCCTGGAACCCCGGCGCGCCGTACTGCACGCGCAGCCGGTACGTTCCCGCCGGGCCGGGGGCGAACACCACCCCGCCGGCCGACGCGCCGGGGGCGACCTCGACGGGGGAGTAGATGGACGGGCAGAACGGGGGCGAGGTGGTCATCCACTCCCCGTCGTTCAGCAGCTGCAGCTCCGCGATGGCGCCGCTGCCGCACCAGAGAAGCGAGATGGGGCCGGAGGTGTGGTTGGCGACGGTGAAGGTGACGGGGACCTCGCCGATGGCGCCGCGGTCGTACTCGGAGCGGTCGGTGCGCACCATCACGTCGGTGGTGCCGGAGCCGGCCGGGTCGCCGGAGCAGGCGGCGAGGAGGAGGACGGCGGCGGCGGACAGAAGTCGCCTCATCGGATCCAGCTCACGGTGGGGTGAAGTCGGGTTCGACGTGGTTCAAACGTGCGGCGGAGGCGGTTCGTGACGCCCGCCCGGCCCGCGCCTTGCCTCGCCTCCGCACTTCGTGGCGATTGTCGAACGCTGAACAAGGAGACGGAAAGATGCCGGGACGGCTGCAGGGAAAGAAGGTGGCGATCCTGATCACCGACGGGTTCGAGCAGGTGGAGATGACCGAGCCGCGGAAGGCGCTGCAGGACGAGGGCGCCGAGACGGTGATCGTATCGCCGAAGGACGGCAGCGTGAAGGGGTGGCAGCACACCGACTGGGGCGACGAGTTCCCGGTGGACCGCCCGCTCTCCGGCGCGCGGGCGGACGACTTCGACGCGCTTCTCCTGCCCGGCGGGGTGATGAACCCCGACCACCTGCGGCAGGAGGCGGTGGAGTTCGTGCGCGACTTCTTCCAGGCGCACAAGCCGGTGGCCGCCATCTGCCACGGCCCGTGGATGCTGGCCGAGGCGGGCGTGGTGGAGGGGCGCAGGGTCACCTCGTTCCCGTCGATCCAGACGGACCTGAAGAACGCGGGCGCCGACTGGGTGGACCAGGAGGTGGTGACGGACCACGGCCTGGTCACCAGCCGCAAGCCGGACGACATCCCCGCCTTCAACCGAAAGATGGTGGAGGAGTTCGCCGAGGGCCGCCACGACCGCCAGCGCGCCTGAGGGAAAATCTCACGCAGGGAAGCGGAGGAGCCGGGAAGAAGCCTCGCCTCCTCCGCTTCTCCGCAATGCTTGGCGAAATCCATCTTCGGTTTTCATTTGGTATGGATCGTGCGTAAAGTCTTCTGC is a genomic window of Longimicrobium sp. containing:
- a CDS encoding DUF1028 domain-containing protein: MRPIRFSLALLALTPLAARAQTPAWTRPLRPVATYSIVARDSATGEIGVAVQSHWFSVGATVPWAQAGVGAVATQSFVEPSYGPLGLELMRLGRSGPEALRALISTDADSAVRQVAMIDAQGRVAAWTGGRNIQAAGNHVGRGYSTEANLMDRPTVWDAMARAYEGARGDLAERLLQALEAAQREGGDIRGRQSAAIIVVAGTSTGRPWADRIVDLRVEDNPEPVRELRRLVTLNRVYRSLNEGDAAVTRNDLNAAAASYGRATSILPDSATNGEAVFWTGISFASAGKPDQAIPYLRRAYAVWPKWADLVRRLPAAGLLPNDPALIDRLVREMAAR
- a CDS encoding type 1 glutamine amidotransferase domain-containing protein, coding for MPGRLQGKKVAILITDGFEQVEMTEPRKALQDEGAETVIVSPKDGSVKGWQHTDWGDEFPVDRPLSGARADDFDALLLPGGVMNPDHLRQEAVEFVRDFFQAHKPVAAICHGPWMLAEAGVVEGRRVTSFPSIQTDLKNAGADWVDQEVVTDHGLVTSRKPDDIPAFNRKMVEEFAEGRHDRQRA